Proteins encoded within one genomic window of Eleutherodactylus coqui strain aEleCoq1 chromosome 1, aEleCoq1.hap1, whole genome shotgun sequence:
- the LOC136588670 gene encoding DNA-directed RNA polymerase II subunit RPB11-a-like, which yields MVSTTKVRLYAVFYVFCRQLLKDPQVLFAGYKVPHPLEHKIIIRVQTTPEYSPQEAFTNAITDLISELSLLEERFRVAIKDKQEGIE from the exons ATGGTTTCTACTACAAAAGTCAG ACTGTATGCCGTGTTCTATGTATTTTGCAGGCAGCTGTTGAAGGACCCCCAGGTGCTGTTTGCTGGGTACAAAGTACCACATCCCCTGGAACATAAAATTATTATAAGAGTGCAGACGACCCCCGAGTACAGCCCGCAGGAGGCCTTCACCAATGCCATCACTGACTTGATTAGTGAGCTATCCCTGTTGGAAGAAAGATTCCGA GTTGCCATTAAGGATAAACAAGAGGGAATCGAATAA